Proteins from one Dehalococcoidales bacterium genomic window:
- a CDS encoding endonuclease/exonuclease/phosphatase family protein has product MTFRIATFNLHQGFKRWKERRELIVEQLGALRPDVLALNEISVPLQSGRWLRREARERLGLSYALTQQTKSSGWSLDEAQGLLTRFPVVETGNLDYLARGRVAQVVRLNIEGQQVDVYVTHLHHVPEEDGLRQYQVQCLFEWVESRDDADARIVCGDFNATPESTSIRLVPKPFRSVQLEPTCPTGLNAPNATPISDAARLSLCFDYIWVTDNLEIQDAGRCFDQPDPDDPTLWPSDHVGVWADLGFRLGRR; this is encoded by the coding sequence ATGACCTTCAGAATAGCGACCTTCAATCTCCACCAGGGATTCAAGCGCTGGAAGGAACGGCGTGAGCTGATAGTCGAGCAACTCGGAGCGCTCAGGCCAGACGTGCTGGCCCTGAACGAGATATCGGTGCCTCTCCAGAGCGGGCGCTGGCTCCGGCGTGAGGCCAGGGAGCGGCTGGGTTTGTCCTACGCACTGACCCAACAGACCAAATCCAGCGGGTGGTCACTGGATGAGGCACAGGGACTGCTCACCCGCTTTCCCGTCGTGGAGACCGGCAATCTGGATTACCTGGCTCGCGGCCGCGTTGCGCAGGTCGTCCGCCTTAACATCGAAGGGCAGCAGGTGGACGTGTACGTGACCCACCTGCATCACGTGCCGGAGGAGGATGGCCTGCGCCAGTATCAGGTACAGTGCCTCTTCGAGTGGGTAGAAAGCCGTGACGATGCTGACGCGCGCATCGTGTGCGGTGACTTCAATGCCACCCCGGAGTCGACCTCAATCCGGCTCGTTCCCAAGCCATTCCGCTCGGTCCAGTTGGAGCCGACCTGCCCGACAGGACTCAATGCGCCAAATGCTACGCCTATTTCCGACGCGGCGCGTCTTTCTCTCTGCTTCGACTACATCTGGGTGACCGACAACCTGGAGATCCAGGATGCGGGACGGTGTTTTGACCAGCCGGACCCGGATGACCCGACACTCTGGCCTTCAGACCATGTTGGAGTGTGGGCAGACCTGGGTTTCCGGTTAGGCAGGAGGTAG
- a CDS encoding heme exporter protein CcmB encodes MSRMFASVFAIFWKDVLSEIRTKEIVTAVLVFALLVLVIFNFAFDAASGTTARIAPGILWVAFTFAGILGLNRVFAIEKENASLAGLRLCPVDRMVIFWGKLAGSFTFMLVIAAVITPIFLVLFNLPLFLPRLALIIVLATLGFTSVGTLFSALAMNIRARDIMLPILFLPLVVPVIIGAVETTTCVLAGGPWSDMLTWLEIMIAFDIIYLVVATLMFEFVIEE; translated from the coding sequence ATGAGCAGAATGTTTGCCAGTGTCTTTGCCATCTTCTGGAAAGATGTCCTTTCGGAGATAAGGACCAAAGAGATTGTCACGGCAGTACTGGTATTTGCCCTGCTGGTACTGGTGATATTCAACTTTGCTTTTGACGCTGCGTCAGGTACGACGGCACGGATAGCGCCGGGGATTCTCTGGGTAGCTTTCACCTTTGCCGGTATCCTTGGTCTGAACCGGGTGTTTGCTATCGAGAAGGAGAACGCCAGTCTGGCAGGACTGAGGCTCTGTCCCGTAGACCGGATGGTTATCTTCTGGGGAAAGCTCGCGGGCAGCTTCACTTTCATGCTGGTTATTGCAGCCGTCATCACGCCGATATTCCTTGTCCTCTTCAATCTGCCCCTCTTCTTGCCCAGGCTTGCCCTAATCATTGTGCTGGCAACGCTTGGATTTACTTCAGTGGGCACACTGTTTTCCGCGCTGGCAATGAATATCAGGGCGCGGGACATCATGTTGCCCATCCTTTTCCTGCCCCTTGTCGTGCCGGTGATTATCGGTGCGGTGGAGACTACTACCTGTGTGCTGGCAGGAGGCCCGTGGAGTGACATGCTGACCTGGCTTGAGATAATGATAGCGTTTGATATAATCTACCTGGTGGTAGCTACCCTGATGTTCGAGTTCGTTATCGAGGAGTGA
- the ccsA gene encoding cytochrome c biogenesis protein CcsA: protein MKNGRGKLRDDLLVGMGFALMLAALYMALVYAPTEKYAGAVQRIFYFHVPLAWVGFLAFLVVFIGSILYLWKRSVIWDSIAWASAEVGVVFTSLVLITGSIWAKAAWGIWWTWDARLTATLVLWFVYVAYLMVRGYAREESQGARLSAVLGIVGFINVPIVALAINLWRTQHPTALIFEGGLAPTMLVALLVCVVAFTVLYILLVRQATSLKILESDIENMKNLRLE from the coding sequence GTGAAGAACGGTAGAGGTAAGCTGAGAGATGACCTTCTGGTTGGAATGGGCTTTGCCCTGATGCTGGCAGCCCTCTACATGGCGCTCGTCTACGCACCTACCGAGAAATACGCGGGGGCGGTGCAGAGGATATTCTATTTCCACGTCCCGCTGGCCTGGGTCGGGTTCCTGGCATTCCTGGTCGTCTTTATCGGTAGTATTCTGTACCTGTGGAAGCGGTCTGTGATATGGGATTCCATTGCCTGGGCTTCGGCAGAGGTCGGGGTTGTCTTCACCTCTCTGGTGCTGATTACGGGAAGCATATGGGCTAAGGCGGCGTGGGGTATCTGGTGGACATGGGACGCCAGGTTGACGGCCACACTGGTCCTCTGGTTTGTGTATGTTGCCTATCTCATGGTGCGTGGTTACGCCCGGGAAGAGAGCCAGGGTGCCAGGCTCAGCGCCGTGCTGGGCATCGTGGGTTTCATCAATGTGCCCATCGTAGCGCTGGCGATTAACCTGTGGCGTACCCAGCATCCGACAGCACTGATATTTGAAGGCGGGCTGGCTCCGACCATGCTGGTGGCTTTGCTGGTATGCGTGGTCGCCTTCACGGTGCTGTACATTCTCCTGGTCAGGCAGGCCACCTCGCTCAAGATTCTGGAATCCGATATCGAGAATATGAAAAACCTGCGGTTGGAGTAG
- a CDS encoding CcmD family protein, with translation MENLGYLFAIYSIVWAVIFGYVFYLYRKQRKLRREMDSLRDSPSKQEPD, from the coding sequence ATGGAGAATCTGGGTTATCTTTTCGCGATATATAGCATCGTCTGGGCAGTTATTTTCGGATACGTGTTTTACCTGTACCGGAAGCAGAGGAAGCTGCGCCGGGAGATGGACTCGCTCCGGGACTCCCCGAGCAAGCAGGAACCGGACTGA
- a CDS encoding nucleoside phosphorylase, with product MHNEMDEIPLLDFDKDRNALIEPSVYKNIGLPEYCVIPFYGSVVENLRQENRLQKVYELGSILMPTEIYKLDHNGKSITVVCPTACGAPLAGALLEELIALGCRKFVACGSAGVLKSELSRGYIVIPSAAVRDEGTSYHYLPASRTVALDRKVLNKLESVLKRHHVDYEIGLTWTIDAPYRETKAKITRRKAEGCLVVEMECAAMAAVATFRKVQFGQYLLAGDDISGDEWDHRNWTDTLPAYDKIFWLSVEACLTL from the coding sequence ATGCATAATGAAATGGATGAGATACCACTACTCGACTTTGATAAAGACCGGAATGCGCTGATTGAACCTTCGGTCTATAAAAACATCGGACTACCGGAGTACTGTGTAATCCCTTTCTATGGCTCTGTCGTAGAAAACCTGAGACAGGAAAACAGGTTGCAGAAGGTCTACGAATTAGGTTCAATCCTTATGCCCACCGAAATCTACAAATTGGACCATAATGGCAAATCCATCACTGTTGTCTGTCCGACAGCCTGTGGTGCCCCCCTTGCAGGCGCCCTGCTTGAAGAACTGATTGCATTGGGTTGTCGCAAGTTCGTCGCCTGCGGTTCGGCGGGCGTATTGAAATCTGAACTGAGCCGAGGTTATATCGTTATACCCAGTGCAGCAGTAAGAGATGAGGGTACTTCATATCATTATCTGCCTGCATCCAGAACTGTCGCATTGGACCGGAAAGTGCTCAACAAGCTGGAGAGCGTACTCAAGAGGCACCACGTCGACTACGAGATTGGGCTGACGTGGACGATTGACGCTCCCTACCGGGAGACCAAGGCTAAGATTACCAGGAGGAAGGCGGAAGGGTGCCTGGTGGTTGAGATGGAGTGTGCCGCGATGGCGGCCGTAGCCACGTTTCGCAAGGTCCAATTCGGGCAGTATCTCCTGGCTGGCGATGACATCAGCGGGGACGAGTGGGACCATCGAAATTGGACAGACACATTACCTGCCTATGATAAAATATTCTGGTTGTCAGTTGAAGCTTGTTTAACTCTATAA